The sequence below is a genomic window from Manis pentadactyla isolate mManPen7 chromosome 17, mManPen7.hap1, whole genome shotgun sequence.
ATTTTTGTATTGCTTCTGTTCATAACATTTCTGTAAAGAAATAtgcacaaaaattattttataaaatgaatacatatggagcaacttttcattgcattacataAATTCTAAATTCAAGATGCCAAGTTGGGTCTAAAACATATGTGATTTTGTTATCTACTCCTTGCCAAACTGTTCGAGTATCTAAATACTGTCACTTTTACAGAAGGATAAGAAAAAAGACAATATCCTTATTATAAGGGAACTTAATGGTCAACCAACACTGCtacaactttttaaaagtcaaaaaccAAATGCAAAAACATGTGATAATGCTGAAAAATTTTAGAAACTGCACTGAAAGCCTTTGCTACTTAAAGAATGGAACTaaggcacatacacacatactgtCATTCGTTGAGCAACTACTATGCATCTATACAATGTTAAACAATTCCTGAAGGAGCGTgtcattacctccattttacagatgtggaaacacaAACTTAAAGAGTTCATAAAATTTGTTCAGAAGTGACTCAGCTTAGTTGCAAACTCTGGTCTGACTCTAAAGAACACGGTCTTTCCATCACTAGcttaatacaaattttttttttattaaggtatgattgatatacactcttatgaaggtttcacatgaaaaaacaatgtggttactacatttacccatattatcaagtccccacccatactccaatgcagtcactgtccatcagtgcagcataGCTGAATATAAATTTGAGCAACATCTTTCCCGCTAAATGCCACAAGCCAGGCTAATTATAATTAATCAGTGCCTGTTCTCCACAGCTACTGAGCAAAGAACATCTCATCTTCTTCCACTCACCCTCTCGGTAATGCTGTAATGGGTTTTCTTTCAGTAATCAATATGCCAAGCTTATCTCCCACAGTAGGGCCTCTGCACTTGTGTTCCTTCTACCTGAAATGTTCTTCCCAGATCTCCCGAGGCTGAATGCCTGTCACCGAAGTTTCACACATCACCTACCTGACCCCACTGTATCTCATACTGCcagcctccaccccaccccaacatATATTTTCTATCATATTATTCTATTTCCTGCACAGTGCTATCATTCCCTGAAATTCATATTCATGTGATCACATACTTAGTGTCTATCTTCTTCACTACACTGTATAAGCTCCAGAACAGGTATCTTGTCTATTTCAACCACAGCTACATCTCAGGGTCTAGACAAATAAGCCCTGcttaaaaaatacaacctccTGAGTACAAAGCAAAATAGCACCAGCAAAGGAGCAGTGattaatttaatccttacaacagggGTAGGATATGGAAGGAAGAATTAGAAGtgttgatagaaaaaaaaatgctttagttAAGACTACTTGTTTGCCCCTAGGGAAGGGAACCTAGTGGTTCGAAGACAGACAGGAGAGAAAACTAAATTTGGACCAAGCAAATAAATCACCTattccaaaaatatttacaaataaaaattaaaaaataatctgagtTTGACTATAGTTCACCTGACAaatgacaaaaaggaaaaaacacaagcaGAAGGACTACTGGGGTTTGGACCAAGCAAATAAATCACCTattccaaaaatatttacaaataaaaatttaaaaataatctgagtTTGACTATAGTTCACCTGACAaatgacaaaaaggaaaaaacacaagcaGAAGAACTACTgggtaagagaaaaggaaaagatgggtttttttctctcttggtaAGTGATTTGGAAGTAATATCAATCATATTACcaacaacagtaataataatagttaacacCTACTGGAAGTATTTacaatgtgtcaggcactgttttcatttaatccttacttAAATCCCAAGGAAAGCCTATGTTACCTCCATTTCAGATGGAGAGGGTGAGGCACACAGTTACTGAGTAGACAGACAGGTAGTAAGCATCAGCGCCACCATTCAAACCCACGCAGCCTGTCTCCAGTGTCCCAAATACTCAGTTTAAAGAAATCTTAGGTTCGGTAAGGACTATATAGTTAGTAGAAAAGATAAATTCTTGTTTCAACTTTGCTACTAACCAGAGAGAGAGCCTTAGACACTTAAGTCATTTACCATTCCTGGGCTTGTCTCATCCTGTCCATAAAAGAGGGCATGGAGGAGCTCCAAAATTCAACAAAGTGCAATGCTAAGAGCCAGTTTAGGGACTAAGACAAAGACAAGCAAGTATAAGCCATGCAGCTGGTGAATCTGTATTCATGTGTTTAAGTAAATTGATaactaataaaaagaaatgtactGTTGGTGGCAAAGCACTGTGGTCCACCAaccaaacttaaaaaattttaacacagAGACTTTTGTCATGGAATTTGCTTTAGTACCTTTACCGCATTTACTGCGATTGTGAGATGATGAAACCATGCCCTTTTGCTGCACTCCCCTAAATTCATGTGGCCTTTATGATAAACGTTACACGCCCAGATATCAACATGTTCAGCATTTCCCAATTTATTTGGGGATAAAATTAACTCAGCAGCAGCTTTACCGTTTTTGTAACTATACGATAATAAATCATGTAACTGTTTTTCATTATGCTACTGATAACATGATCCAAACTAGAAAATATACATATGGAGAAAATAAGTGTTGTCATCTTTTTAATAAGGCCAAATGTCTTGAAATCCAATTAACATAATTTATAGATGATTTTTCATGAACATGTTCTGGATTCCCtagatcaagaaaaagaaaataataaaaccgtGAGAGggaccaaaacaaaaaaagttcaCTTCTCCAAATCcaaactgagaaaaatacaagGGTATGGGAAAAacttaaatgaaataagataaCACATAAATAAAGCCGAGTGCAGCAATCTGCCACAGTGCTTTAGTCAatcatcttgttttgtttttacacttATGTGACATTATTTGCTCAACAGTTAAGTACTATATAAAATTAAGACTTAAAATTTTCATCCCATCTACTAAGTCTTCAGATTGTTAAGAAAAACACAAAGTGTGAAGTTTCTTTTGGCTTGAAATTGAATAGCTACCATGAATTTCTATCTGCCCTTGATAATACTAAAAACTGCTGTAAGCTTACTATTTATTTATAGTAAAGGTAAACAACAGCTAAGAGTCATATAACCAACAGCTCTATATAATAAATTCACCCTTAAAACCTAAACTCTTGTTTACAGATAAAAAGGCAGGCTGGAAAAGACACTAAGAATATTAGCTTAAAATCTATGCTTCCTCAGTGTAAATACTAACAGCAAAGGCATGTTGTCTCTCCTCCCTGGAAAACCGTGAAGGCACCAGGGATACTGACACACAACCTATAGAATACTCCCGGCCGAAAAGCGGTCCTCTCCCCCAGGCCAGTATTCAAATTTGCGCTCAGAGACAAAGTACTTGCTCTCCCAAGTGCAAATCGGCAAGTGCACCCGGCTTTAATTACTTACTCAAGGCAGGGCATTTACAAGTTAAAAGCAATCAATAATCAATCATCTTGTGTTCGACTTTATAACTCAGAAATGCAGTTCTAGTCACTCATTCACCTCTCAAGGAGGGTAAGAACGGTACGTGAAAAACATGTCAACTCTCTCCCAAAGGGAGGCTTTACCTCCTAGGGTTTTACTTTCCCGAAACCAGTATAAACCCGAGCCGCAGCCCTCTACAGGATCGCTCCCGCTTTAATAGCTATCGGCATGTGCTGTGCAGTCGCTCAAACACAAAGCAGTGAACGACACCAGGCAGAGGGGAGGCTCGCAACAGACAGTGGGGAGGTCCGCAGGGAGGACGCCGGCGCCGCACGGGGCACGGGGCCGCCACCCCGCCGACGCGCCCCTGCCCAGAGCGACTGCAGAGGGCGGCGGGAAGTTTCTGGAAGGCGGGAGGACAGGCCAGGCCAGGCACTGCACGCCGGGCAGGCAAGCAGGCGACCTGTCGGGCTGGGCCGCGGCGGGCGGGCAGGCAGGTCGTGCGGAACCCTTAATAAACAAAGAACGGAGCGGCCCGCGCAgaagccgccgccgccgccggatcGTTCGCCGCGCAGGGCCCGGGCGGCAGCGCGGCCTCCGGCCACTCACCAGAATGCGTTTGAAGAGGTTGCTCTCCTTGGGCGGTAGCTGCACGTTCGGCATCGCGGCCGGCGGGAGGCTGGGTGCCTCGGCGGGGTGGAGAGCGGGTGGTGGGTTAGTTCATTGGCCTAGACTCGGACTCGGCAGCCAGCGGAGGCTGTCGGATAGGTCTCGCAGTGGAAAGGGACGCAATTCGAGAAGGACACACTTGCTTCCGCCCTGCTTTCGGGGGAGCGACAGCGGCTCCGCACCGGGCAAGATGGCAGCCAGGGACCGCCCCCTGGAGCGCGGCGGCGTGCGCctgcgcgtgcgtgtgcgcggggcggggcggggcgggagggACGGTTGGGCAGTGGGTAGGCTGTCTCCTGTCTCCAGAGCCTCGGCGCCCGGTGGGGCTTAGGCACCTTATCTCCTAGTAAGTCGCCGATTTGTTAGGGTTGTGGCCCAAGATAATGTTAGTTATATGAGAGTCACGCTTTTTTTATTCTCTCCAGTCCATCAGCTTAGGCTGTAAGAGAAGCCTTCTCTGTTCAGTGCAGACCAAATTAAGTATTCACAACGTCTGTGAGGTAATTGGGCAGGCCTTGAAATGAACTAAATTGAAAGCATGTCTGAAATGTCAGAGAAGATTATTCCCAGGAGCTTAGAACGCCTAATAGTAAGATTTACGGTCGTTTCATGGGGCCATTGATTCTCCAACTCCATCTACTCTGCCTCCTAAGTTCCCTTTCGTACAAGCCATATAATGAGAGAAACATGATTCAAACACAGGGTCTTCCAACTCTATCATACATAGAGGTAGCTTAGTGATAGAAATGTGTGAGTCTAGAAAGGGATGTACATCAATGACAAAAATAGCCATTACATACAATGTAggttaaatataaaagaatatgtaCATATTGGGTACATATACTTATTTATACACGTTCTGGATGTGTTAGCATGTGCATTATTTGTGATACTACAGGGTAACTGATGCATAATTACATGTAATGGGCTGTAATGAGAGCTGGGTTGgggtttatttgatttttttttcccactagtCTAACTTGGTTGGACATGAGAGAAAGTATCACAGGAGTCtttaaaaacaggaaaggaaGTATTATTAAAATGGGGGAGATCCAGAAAGGCCTATGTGTTCTGGACTGAAACTCATCCAGAAAGCTACTAGAGAGGAAATAgggaaggaaggcttcctggaaacTTGGCTGAGTTGCACCTGAACTGGTAGAAGTGTCTTTGACAACCCGGCAGGGGCAGAGAAGTGCCTGCTTACAAACACCCTCACACCCAACCACTTCTATAGTCTTTATCCAGTGTAAAACTGCTTTGACTTCCAATCTATCCATATCTCAGGAGTAAAGGGTTAATTGTGGGAAGAGCTGAAGCTCGGGTAGTCCACTCAGGCCATTCTTTGACTCTCATAGAACATGGTTTTCTGGAATGTTCTTAGCCATCTCAAACCACTCTGCCTCACCTCAAAGCTGATTTCAAAATgacaaattggaaaaagagaGTAAAAGAAAAGAGATGGGGGGAAACATAGTGCCAACTAAATATTTTTGTAGACAAGTAATATTTACCTTTTATGTCTGTCTGTCACACACCATAACACACGATGCCTGCATACCTTTGTTGTCCATACTAGTGTGGGAGTGAGGAGAGAGGTGAGGAACTGAACAGAATGCCAACATTGTAGCTGGCAGTTGTCAGCCCAAACTTTAGGGTGCGTAAAAGATGTAATGCATGCACAGTCCCAAAGCCTGGATTAGCCAGTGGCTCAAATTTTATTTCTGACTTCTTATTTAGTCTGGAGCAGATCTGATTTCCACCTTTCTACAGAAAATGGGGTTAAAATAACATTATTGTAATCTTTCACAGCAAGGGTATGTGAATGTAATGCTTAGTTATTTCTTGGCACATGGGAAAAATATAAATGCTTTGTAAATCTAAACTCGCTGTCTCTCAGGAACAATGCTGAGGGGCATGGTGGACCTCCACCCTGATGTTCCTTCCTGGTGCTTAGGGAGGGTGGTACCTCCTTTAGAATCACGCACACAGTAAAATAAGAGTAACAACATCTGTAAAGACCTTAATGGTTCAGGAAGCActttttatatacaaaatatgGATCAGTGAGTCTTTTACTAAGCCTAGTAGATCCACAGACAAAAGAATCTAGAAAGGGATGTTTTCCACCCTAATATACACAGTATGTCTTACAGAGCTGACTGACAGGGTAAAATCAAGCAGTTTCCAACTATTCCCACAACTAATTTAACCATGTCATTAAAGGCTGATGGGAAAAGAATTCATCAGATTGCATAAAGTATTACACCTCAGATTTCCTAAGGTTCCTGCTCTCTTCTACCTTCCTTGTTCTTGTTTCAGGGCAAGAAAGAGCATTTCATTCCTCCTTTGGAGCTCTTGATCCCATGTCCTTTTGCTTTTCCTAAACTTTTATTCCTCAGTTATCTCCATCCtgctatttgcattttctcaCTCCTTATGTAGTTTATACTCTAATGGGAAGAGACAAACAGTAAACACATAAACAAACAAGATAATTCCAGACTGGGAAGTCCTAGGAAGGAAGTAGAGCAGTGGGGGTTAAGGAAAGGACTACCTTAAAGCAGGTATTCGAGAATGTTCTCTGGAGAGATGGTAAAATATAAAGAGACCTAAAGGATGACAAGGGAGTTAAGAGGAAAAGCTGGGACAGCATACTCTAGCTATTGACAGAAATCAACACAGCTATCAGTATTAAGAAAGAAAGAGTTTATTCAGTCTTACTGAGGGCCATGACCTGGGATGACAGTGGATCAGATAGTTCTGATCAGACTGTCCCAAAGCCCATTGTATGGGGACAGTTTATATACCTTTTTACAACAGGGGATACATGCAGGAAAGAGGTTATATTTATCAGTGTATCAAAGTTGGTGTCAAGGGTACATCTAGTGTCTTGAAAGAATAGACTATCCACATTCTGATGCCATCTATATGATAGGAGGCAAGGATTAGGATTATTACTCATTCTCCTAAAATATCCtttcagaaacatgagaaacagatttctttccaatttatcttttttgaGCATTCCAGCCTGTTTCTTTTCTTGATCACTGGTGAAGAGCTGTGGCAATCTTGCTGACAGAGGCAAGATGGCTGTATGGCACCTTCACAGCACAGCATGAGTTGTCATGGATGACTCAGGGCCTCTACAGCTTGCATAGTTCACCTTGTTTGTGGAACCACCACAGGGACCATAATACTGCATTCTATTTCAAATAGTCAAAGGGAACCACAACATTGGAACAAGATTGGCATGGTCAAGGCATAAAAGGGACAGGTAAGAACTTCAGGTTCAAGGAGGTAGCTGCAAGGTAGTGTGAGAGGGAAAGTGATACAATTTAGTTAAAATGTAGGGCAGGTTGTGCAGGGCTTCCCACCTCAGGCAAcgtggtttggtttggttttattcCAAATTCAGTAGGAAGCCACtgaagcattttaagcaggaaagTGACAgaatctgatttattttttaaaagttcattctgaccacccattttgaaaaagaccatGGGGTTTCTTCTTGGGCAACTCTATGCATTCCTTAAGATTTGGCTTCTGCCTCTGACAGTCTTCTGAAAATGTTCTCTGAAATATCACCTATTCATTTGCTCAGTACTTAATGATTGAGTATAGTGTGCCAGCAATCTtctaacaaacaaaaatatctgcACTCATGAAGCTTACATGTTAAGGATTGCCTAGTGGCCAACTCCAAAGATTTTTGTCAGCTTTCTTTAATTTCCCTGTAGCGTTTCACACAGTGGGCCATCCTGTCCTTGACTTTTCTGCCATAGGTCACCAAGACTGTGGAGAATCCTGgatttccttctgtctctcttcATTTTCATCCTCCGAAACCCATATCAGCTTTCTCCTCCTAAATGTTGTCTAGACAATTCTGCTTCTTCAAATATCAATAAAGCATGTTCATCGAGCACCTGCTACTCCCAAAACAGAATTAATAAATTCTCCTTCTCCCATAGTTTCCATTAACACCAAGCAAATTTTAAATGTCTCCAGTTGCAAGCCATCTTTTGATCTCCTGGCTTTCATTCCCACTTGTTTGTTAGATATCTCCATCTAGATGTCTTATAAGCATTTTCTACATGagcagtaaaaataaaacttatcTTCGTCTTATCAAACCAGTCCAAGTCCTATTTTCTTTATGTTTGTTAATGATAccacttaaaatttttctcttaaaattttctgATTAACCTTGACTCCTCTTTTTTGTTCTTCATATCTAAATCACCTGGTCCTTTACATTCTAGATCTGTCCTATTTCCCTCTTTTCTCCCCTGCTTTCCATTCCCACTCCACCTTAAAACTAAATACTGCAAAATTCTCTTAATTGGTCACCCTTTCAGGCTCtccatttcatttttcacattgcTTCTAGATGTGTCTTTTCTATCCAAAACCCTAAATGGGTTGCTCCGTGTATCACTTTCAATGACTCTCCCACTGTCCAGAACTCAGTCTGTTCTCAGATTTTTCTTTGACTTTGCTCCTGAAACTACATTATATAGTGGAACCAGTGGCTATATCAGGTCCAGTATTTTCAAAACTCCATACCTTTTCTCAACCTGATAGCTTTATTATATTATTCTCCCTACTATGgtctttatctttttaaattcttcatCTCAAAGGCATGATTTCTATGAAAACTTTCCCAAGTCTTCCCAGGAGatctgatttctcttttctttgaatATACATAACACTTTGACCTTCTTTTATGCCTGTGTCttactctgttttatttcttacaaattgTAAATCGGTTGTCAACTTTGGTTGTACTTTTGTATCAcctaaagaacttaaaaaaatactgatgcctacGTCTACCTCCATAAGTTCTGATTCAGTTGGATTTGGATGGCGTTCAGGGTTTTAAAAATCTTCCCAATTGTGTGTAATGTGCAACCAGAGTTGAGAGCCACCACTTCAAGACATTTCATCCTAATCCAGGTTTACACATGCCATCATTCTTCTTGAAGTGGAGTTTAAATAAgtcacaaaagcaaacaaaacacccTCATAACCAAGATTTAATTTGGAGTCAGAGGCAAAAGCCACCAATTGCTGATGGGACCGCAAATAGTGAAGGTGGTGTAGAGTTGGCACTATTTAGAGATGAATCAGCACAGAAACATCTTTACACAAGAGTCCTCAAAACCATCATCAGATTCACCTCTCTCCAGTCATCTCATTCTGTTTGtgttcttgtttgtttatttggctCACTGCTTTCTCTCCAAACTCATCCTGCTATTGCTGTTCTCTGCCCGCCTTTACACTAGGCTTCATGCTCAACCCCATCACTGAGCACTCTTCGCGCATGGAGTAATACCcaacccttcaccaagaccttgtctttccttttgcattttcCTCTCCTTAGGTATTATAGGAGTTGGAGTGGGGTCGGGGTGGGTAGGGGCTGGAGAAGATATTCAGCACTTTTCCCATCCCACTGCCCCTCCAAATcatattttaccttcatttaaggaaaaggaaatttattttgaGTCTATAATCACCAGCTCTAcccttctcttctcctttcttcttggTCACTATCCTTCATTTGTTCACTTGCCAAGTGACAACAGCAGTCCATTCAACTTCACTCCTGCTACCCATCTACTATGATTCCAGTATCTATGTGGATGACTCAAAAACATGCCCTTAGATAAATAAGTGAtaatacatccagacaatgggatattgttcagtgctaaaaagaaataagttatcaagccatgaaaagacagaagctTAAATGTATATTACTAACTGAAAGAAGTCTATCTGAAAAGGGTATTATACTGTacgattccaactatatgacattcaggAAAAGGCAAATCCCTCATTAACGACTAATtactaaattaaataaaaatgttgacaGGTGTACACTTCATGATTCTACAAGGGTCATAATCTTACCTGTAAAAAATATTCTTCAGCAGGACGGTAGGTCTCTCTTTGCAGCAGCGCAAGAACATGGTATGAACTGTGGCGGTTGCAGTCATAGCAGGACAGGCATTTAGAAAGTTTCTTCCCCTCTTTGACCAAGTACTGATTGAAAGGAGTGCAGCCAAAAATGTAACCAAAGGAGGcataatgcttccagaaaactctCAAGGAAAAGTATTGCAAGCAATAGTAATAGCTGTTGGATTGAGCTCTAAAGGAAAGGGTAGAGAACTTTAACCAGATATTGTAAAAGAGATAAAGTTCTTCTCCCAGAATATGGAGGCACCAAAGTAATTATAGATGACAAGGATTATTTCTTACTTAGAGATGCTAACATTCTTGTAAAGTATGTAGGCTGAAATGAATCCCTATTGAAATGGCACCACAtgggagggattaaagatggtggcatgagaggtgagacagaggcttctacctaaaaccacatataattatgagaatacaattaatacaactaatcctgaaagaacaacaggaaagatgaCTGCACCagaatgcatacacctggagaaaagacaagacctcacagaacagggtaacgtaccaaagctgtggcccagcgggactcaagcccttcccccacccaagctcacaggctggaggaagagaaactgggaagggagggagtgaaggcctgggactgctgaatacctagctcctgagatctgctctgggagcacaaacctacatttcatggtctTTCATTATACTCTCATGATTAcaaggttggaaagctaagacaggcagaattcctggagagactgagattccagccgcttgtggaaaacagggatccatatccagcttccctgggacaaaagaaaggtgggcagtctgagagacttcctaacaaggaagcccctagcaagagggctgctaaaggagcaaggattgaatagagcttactgctcaggagaaaggacaggtagacaaaattgtctgggtgcactctgcccagcaggttgggagattTCATGATTTCCAGGTACTCTAGCTCCCTGACTGGCTACTcactactcagctccaaggaccccctccatgacaGGCATCCTActggcctttctcccagccagccccacttgGTTGGTGAACCGGCAAACCCCACCCTGGCATTAGGCAAGCCacagggaagatctgtctacagcaactacaaacacaaagcatagaggcttatacctgtgttttcggcccactggttcaggcaggggagacaggcatagcactcaggaagcaggaaacagctctttgctcccccccaggcaccaataccactcccctgtgactggTGAcagtgcttcaggggctgagcagctccagagagtagagcttctggaccctAGAGGGcaccaaatacaaatatgaaatgccaaaggaacatgGTTCAGAGTAAACTTAATATAAagcctgagaaagatgacatggacctctaAACTCTTCTTGAAaggcagttcaaaataaaaatcattaacatgctcatggagatacggaaagatattcatgaactcaggaatgaattctggttggagattgAATCATTCAAGAACAAAATGGAGggcattaaaagcagattggatagagggcaagtacatcaacataataaaggccatatataaaaaaaccacagccaacatcacactgaacagcgagaagctgaaagcatttcctctaagtcaagaacaagacaaggatgcccactctccccacttttattcaacatagtactggaggtccaagccacagcaattagacaaaacaaagaaatacaaggaatccagattggtaaagaagaagtcaaactgtcactatttgcagatgacatgatattgtacattaaaaaaccctaaagactccactccaaaactactagaactgatatcggaatacagcaaagttaacaggatacaaaattaacacacagaaagctgtggctttcctataccctaaaaatgaaccagtagaaagagaaatcaggaaaacaattccattcacaattgcatcaaaaagaataaaatacgtaggaataaacctaaacaaggaagtgaaagacctataccctgaaaagtacaagacattcttaagagaaataaaagaggaacctaacaaatggaaactcatcccatgctcttggctaggaagaattaatattgtcaaaatggccatcctgcccaaaggaatctacagatttaatgcaatccttatcaaattgccaacagcattcttcaatgaactggaacaaatagttccaaaattcatatggaaccaccaaagaccccgaataaccaaagcaatcctgagaaggaagaataaagctggggaattgcactcccaacttcaagctctactacaaagccacagtaatcaagacaatttggtactagcacaagaa
It includes:
- the LOC118935793 gene encoding LOW QUALITY PROTEIN: 10 kDa heat shock protein, mitochondrial-like (The sequence of the model RefSeq protein was modified relative to this genomic sequence to represent the inferred CDS: inserted 1 base in 1 codon; substituted 1 base at 1 genomic stop codon) translates to MAARDRPLERGGVRLRVRVRGAGRGGRDGWAVAVAVAVIAGQAFRKFLPLFDQVLIERSAAKNVTKGGIMLPENSQGKVLQAIVIAVGLSSKGKGRELXPDIVKXDKVLLPEYGGTKVIIDDKDYFLLRDANILVKYVG